In Aspergillus luchuensis IFO 4308 DNA, chromosome 1, nearly complete sequence, the following are encoded in one genomic region:
- the WBP1 gene encoding dolichyl-diphosphooligosaccharide-protein glycotransferase (COG:O;~EggNog:ENOG410PIP1;~InterPro:IPR005013;~PFAM:PF03345;~SECRETED:SignalP(1-19);~TransMembrane:1 (n3-14c19/20o424-446i);~go_component: GO:0005789 - endoplasmic reticulum membrane [Evidence IEA];~go_process: GO:0018279 - protein N-linked glycosylation via asparagine [Evidence IEA]), which produces MRWSLSSLFLFGFLAVVHALSSSGNRLLVVLEDGSEKDLYSTFWSDLEARGYDLVFESPKSDKLSLFDLGERAYDHLLLLPPRSKGFGSSLSPKNIVDFMNKDGNVLLALSGKSTTPSAVSSLLLELDLHLATDRSSVVVDHFNYDTLSAAEKHDVLLLQRPGPLRPDTKAFFDGEGVLALPRAAPHTLGDHALIAPILRAPATAYSYNPKEDLSAGEDVWATGSQLALVSAMQTRASSRFTLLGSVESLQDKWFSATVKAPNGKETGTANQDFAKQLTAWTFKETGVLKVGKIEHHLAKDDLTAEDLNPTIYRIKNETVFSIEISEYSHDRYIPFEVPANDALQLEFTMLSPFHRLKLEPTARTENSTIYSTQFTVPDQHGIFSFRVNYKRPFLTNIEEKHEVTVRHFAHNEYPRSWKISGGWVWIAGLWSVIGGFLAFVFVWLYSEPASAKVKKTQ; this is translated from the exons ATGCGGTggtctctttcctccctctttctgtTTGGCTTCTTGGCTGTTGTACATGCGCTCAGTAGTTCGGGGAACCGTCTGCTCGTTGTTTTGGAGGATGGATCGGAGAAGGATCTTTACTCTACTTTCTGGAGTGATTTAGAGG CTCGTGGATATGACCTCGTCTTCGAATCTCCCAAGAGTGACAAGCTCTCCCTCTTCGACCTGGGCGAGAGGGCTTACgaccaccttcttctcctgcctCCTAGGTCCAAAG GATTTGGATCTTCTTTGAGCCCCAAGAACATCGTCGACTTCATGAACAAGGACGGTAACGTCCTCCTCGCGCTCTCGGGCAAGTCCACCACTCCCAGCGCCGTCAGCTCGCTGCTTCTGGAACTCGATCTTCACCTCGCTACCGACCGTTCTTCTGTCGTTGTCGACCACTTCAACTACGACACCCTGTCCGCGGCCGAAAAGCACgatgtccttctcctccagcgcCCCGGCCCATTGAGACCCGATACCAAGGCTTTCTTCGACGGAGAGGGTGTCCTGGCTTTGCCTAGGGCCGCTCCTCACACTCTCGGCGACCATGCGCTCATTGCGCCTATCCTGCGCGCTCCCGCGACTGCCTACAGCTACAACCCCAAGGAAGACCTGTCCGCGGGAGAGGATGTCTGGGCTACCGGCTCTCAGCTGGCTCTCGTCTCCGCCATGCAGACCCGTGCCTCCTCTCGCTTCACCCTGCTCGGCTCCGTCGAGAGTCTCCAGGACAAGTGGTTCTCCGCGACCGTCAAGGCGCCCAACGGAAAGGAGACCGGCACGGCCAACCAGGACTTCGCCAAGCAGTTGACTGCCTGGACCTTCAAGGAGACCGGTGTCCTCAAGGTTGGCAAGATCGAGCACCACCTGGCTAAGGACGACCTTACTGCTGAGGACCTGAACCCCACCATCTACCGCATCAAGAACGAGACC GTTTTCAGCATTGAGATCTCCGAGTACAGCCACGACCGGTACATCCCCTTCGAGGTGCCCGCCAACGATGCCCTGCAGCTCGAGTTCACCATGctctcccccttccaccGCCTGAAGCTGGAGCCCACCGCCCGCACCGAGAACAGCACCATCTACAGCACGCAGTTTACCGTCCCTGACCAGCACGGTATCTTCTCCTTCCGGGTCAACTACAAGCGCcccttcctcaccaacaTCGAGGAAAAGCACGAGGTGACTGTCCGTCACTTCGCCCACAACGAGTACCCCCGCAGCTGGAAGATCAGCGGAGGATGGGTCTGGATCGCCGGCCTGTGGTCTGTGATTGGCGGGTTCCTGGCCTTTGTGTTCGTGTGGCTCTACTCGGAGCCCGCCTCGGCCAAGGTCAAGAAGACCCAGTAA
- a CDS encoding PET191 family protein (BUSCO:EOG09265I72;~COG:O;~EggNog:ENOG410PQRY;~InterPro:IPR018793;~PFAM:PF10203), producing the protein MVQRRSPRECLSEPYVDELPMRCQQLRKGFSECKRGLIDMRKRFRGNQPISVSTTEGGGSSTSQQLYAGKPAFETVKEISGDEVQMDPEKTRGL; encoded by the exons ATGGTGCAACGGCGCTCGCCCCGCGAATGTCTGAGTGAGCCGTACGTCGACGAACTTCCCATGCGATGCCAGCAATTGCGGAAGGGGTTCAGCGAGTGCAA GCGCGGCCTCATCGACATGCGCAAGCGGTTCCGCGGAAACCAGCCTATCTCGGTATCGACGACGGAAGGCGGCGGCTCCAGCACGTCCCAACAACTATATGCAGGCAAGCCGGCGTTTGAGACGGTCAAGGAGATTAGTGGTGATGAGGTGCAGATGGATCCGGAGAAGACTCGTGGTCtgtga